The Changchengzhania lutea genomic sequence TAGGGATATTGAGTTATTCAGATTTGCTCAAAATTAGTTTTGCAAATGTAACTAATGATGAGCATAATGTAGAATCTGTAGTTTATAATATGTTTACGATAGAGCAGGTGATGGTTAAGAATGTTGAAACTATAGGTAGTGACACCCCAATTAAAGAAGCTGCCGAAATTTTATCTAAACGTGATTATCATGCCCTACCAGTAGTGGATGATGAGACTTTAGTGGGTATGGTGACCACTACAGATTTATTAAACTATTTTGTCAATCAGTTTTAAGAATTTGCAATAGATCGCAAATTTTTTATGGTATCCATTTGGTTTGGGCTTTTAAAAACAAAACTTCCCGCAACCAAAACATCTGCTCCCGTTTTGGCTAAGGCGGTCGCATTTTTGTCGGTAACTCCGCCGTCTATTTCAATTAAAGTATGGGCTCCTTTTCTTTGTATTAATGCTTTAAGCTGTTCAATTTTATTGTACGTATGCTCAATAAAACTCTGACCTCCAAAACCGGGGTTCACGCTCATAAGGCACACTAAATCAATATCGTTAATAGTGTCTTCTAATACATTAATATTGGTATGTGGGTTTAGGGCAACACCAGCCTTCATACCTTCAGCTTTAATGGCTTGGAGCGTTCTGTGTAAATGGGTACAAGCTTCGAAATGCACGGTTAGGATATTGCTCCCTAAATCGGCAAAGGTTTTTATGTACCTATCTGGATCAACAATCATTAAATGTACATCAATCGTTTTTTTTGCATGTTTCGTAATAGCTTTTAAAACAGGCATTCCAAACGAAATGTTTGGTACAAAAACACCATCCATGATGTCAATATGAAACCAATCTGCTTCACTTTCATTTACCATATGTATATCTCTCTCAAGATTGGCGAAATCTGCGGCTAATATAGAGGGTGCTATTAATTTTGAGCTCATAATTTACAATAAGAAAGGTTCTATAATTCTTGAAACAGGTTTAGCATAAGGTGAATTGTTTTGATATAAATACGTTTTTAAATCTGCTAAATTACTTTTTGATTTTATGATGCTAAACCCTGAATTATATTCTTTAAAAATACGAACTTTATTTTTTTTATTGAGTATAATAATGATATTATGATGTCTATCGTCCATCTCAATTTTTTCCATTAAAGATTTTAGTTGTCTTTCTTCACCTTCCAGGATTTGAAGAAAGTTCCCTTCTAGGTACAGTAGGATGCCGGTAATTGAGTTCAAATGGTTAAGTGTTTTGGTAGATTCAAATAATGAATTTAATTCATCTTCTTGAATGGTGTGTGATGCTGAACTCACATAACAAATCGTGTAAATCATAAATTTGGGATTTAAATTAAGTTTAATAGTACTACTATAAGTCGCTGTATATTTCTACTTAAAAAGGGGGGGTGGTATGCGTTCAAAAAGAGCAACAGGTTAATCATGTTATAAATGTAAACTGAACTAAACTGGCAATGGTGCTCTAATGCTAAAAAATGTAGCTGAATTGCTTCATTAGTGGGTAGAAGTAATATGGCAACGTGGAATATAAAAACAAACCCCCGGTAATCAGCCGGGGGTTCTTTCATCAATCAAAAAACGAACAGTTATGTGTAACTGTTTGTCGTCGTAATTTAGTAGTATTTACAATACTATCCTAAATATGTCTTTAATATTTTACTTCTAGACGTATGCTTTAACCTACGAATAGCTTTTTCTTTAATTTGTCTAACACGCTCACGGGTCAAGTCAAAGGTCTCACCAATTTCTTCAAGAGTCATTGGGTGTTGATTGCCCAATCCAAAATAAAGACGAATGACATCAGCTTCACGAGGTGTTAAGGTTTCCAAAGCGCGCTCAATCTCGGTGCGTAAGGATTCGTGTAATAATTCTCTATCTGGATTTGGTGACTCTCCACTATTTAATACGTCATATAAGTTTGAATCTTCACCTTCAACTAAAGGGGCATCCATACTTACGTGGCGTCCAGAGTTTTTCATAGACTCTTTAACATCATTAATAGTCATATCCAACTCTTTTGCAATCTCTTCTGCAGAAGGTGGACGCTCATGACTTTGCTCTAAGAAGGCAAATGTTTTATTGATTTTGTTGATAGAACCAATTTTGTTCAACGGCAAACGTACAATACGAGATTGTTCTGCCAAGGCTTGAAGAATGGATTGACGAATCCACCAAACGGCATAAGATATAAACTTGAAACCACGCGTTTCATCAAAACGTTGCGCAGCTTTAATTAACCCTAAGTTACCTTCATTAATTAAATCGGGTAAAGTAAGACCTTGATTTTGGTATTGTTTAGCCACAGATACTACGAAACGTAAGTTAGCTTTGGTCAACTTTTCTAAAGCTAATTGATCGCCAGCCTTAATGCGTTGTGCTAATTCAACTTCTTCATCTGCGGTAATTAAATCTACCTTTCCAATTTCTTGAAGATATTTGTCTAAAGAAGCGGTCTCTCTATTGGTAACCTGCTTGGTAATTTTAAGTTGTCTCATCTAAAGTTCTCCTGTAAATTTAGGGTGAATAATCCTTTCTGTATAGTTATACGTAGAAATATCAAAAAATGTTACAACAAATTAAATTTTTATTAAACTTTTATTTGTTAGGTTGATATCTTCCAACATGGTATTTGTAAATTGAAAATGCCCTCGTGAGGTAATAATTCTAAACCGATACGATTTTAAAGCGCTTAAAGTGTTTAAAAACAAAAGTTTAGATTTTAGCAATTTAGGTTTTTCTGATTTTAAACTAATATCAAAAATGTGTTTCCTACCTTCCTTATCTGCCGTAATATCTGGAGTAACGGTAATGTCACTTCCTGCCTTATGATAAGATTTTGGGGTAGGGTAGCCTTCTGTATCCGCTTTAATATTTTCAAAACCACGGTTTTCTAAATAGGTAATTGAGTCGTTTAA encodes the following:
- a CDS encoding CBS domain-containing protein gives rise to the protein MKQREPVSTIMSTTLIALTRADDLEKAETLFKRHHIRHIPVVNGEAVIGILSYSDLLKISFANVTNDEHNVESVVYNMFTIEQVMVKNVETIGSDTPIKEAAEILSKRDYHALPVVDDETLVGMVTTTDLLNYFVNQF
- the rpe gene encoding ribulose-phosphate 3-epimerase, with the translated sequence MSSKLIAPSILAADFANLERDIHMVNESEADWFHIDIMDGVFVPNISFGMPVLKAITKHAKKTIDVHLMIVDPDRYIKTFADLGSNILTVHFEACTHLHRTLQAIKAEGMKAGVALNPHTNINVLEDTINDIDLVCLMSVNPGFGGQSFIEHTYNKIEQLKALIQRKGAHTLIEIDGGVTDKNATALAKTGADVLVAGSFVFKSPNQMDTIKNLRSIANS
- a CDS encoding BLUF domain-containing protein, with translation MIYTICYVSSASHTIQEDELNSLFESTKTLNHLNSITGILLYLEGNFLQILEGEERQLKSLMEKIEMDDRHHNIIIILNKKNKVRIFKEYNSGFSIIKSKSNLADLKTYLYQNNSPYAKPVSRIIEPFLL
- a CDS encoding sigma-70 family RNA polymerase sigma factor — its product is MRQLKITKQVTNRETASLDKYLQEIGKVDLITADEEVELAQRIKAGDQLALEKLTKANLRFVVSVAKQYQNQGLTLPDLINEGNLGLIKAAQRFDETRGFKFISYAVWWIRQSILQALAEQSRIVRLPLNKIGSINKINKTFAFLEQSHERPPSAEEIAKELDMTINDVKESMKNSGRHVSMDAPLVEGEDSNLYDVLNSGESPNPDRELLHESLRTEIERALETLTPREADVIRLYFGLGNQHPMTLEEIGETFDLTRERVRQIKEKAIRRLKHTSRSKILKTYLG